Sequence from the Aspergillus nidulans FGSC A4 chromosome III genome:
GCCTCCTGTGACACTCGTTGTATGATTGTGCAACCGGATACTCTCCTCAGCTTACAAGCAATGCGAGTTTCCTTTCCCTGCCTATAAAGGGGAatttttatattattctaCCCTATACTATCTCTCAACGATATAATTCCAATATTTTTTTGCGTACCTTTGGCCCAAACCGTTGACCATCCGTTGAATGGCGGCGTCCACACTCTCAGCCGGCGGAATGATCGATCCATCCAAACATGCCGAATACCCCATCATCCTGGGCGAACGGCTGGCAAGAAGGACCGACAAGACATATTCACAGTTAATAAACATTCAATATAATTACAAGCCCAAGTCGGCGACCCCGCAGCAGCGATCTATTATCACCAACTCCCCTCACTCCCGGGACCACTTTAACCTAACGATCACCGATCAGGCTCCGAACTCGGACCAGAATGTCCTGACCTACTCCTACCAGGGCAGCGTTGACCCAGCACAAAGCGCATCTGACTCGCAGGAACATGAGCTAGTACTCGTATTCGACGCGGCAAAGAAAGCATTCGTGCTGGAACCTGTGGCTACACAACTCAACTTCAATCTTCGTTCGGCCCCGGCAAAAACGCAAAAGCAGTTGATCCAGCAGTATCCCCAGCTTAGGACTCTACAGGAAGACCACACGTCTGGAGATGACCGGGCGCCCGACCAGGCGAGCGGAAACGACGATGGGCCGGCGGATGATGAAAACCCCTACGACTATCGCCACTTCCTTGCCAAGGACAAAGATaaccttgatgatgataagtCAGCCTCTGGGAATGCGACTCCAGAGCCATATACTACCACGAGCAAGGCCGCAACTCCGTTGATTACGGCGACTAAGACGGCCCCTAGTCCTCAGCCTCGCTCGAAGCCTCAAACCAACCCTCTCCGTCAAAAGAAGCTGGCGACCGATGCCCCTCGGACGAGTACTGCGGCATCTGCGAAACCGAAATTGAGCTCTCCTGCTAAAGTGGTAGAAAGACACACGGCTAATGACACAGtgacgaagagggagaaTCATGACGATGTGGAAAAGTTCGTCTTTGATTCGTCCAAGTCTCCTTCACCTTCCGAGACAGGAGCTGGCGCTGTATCGTCGCAGAAAACCGTCCCTTCACCTGGATCCAACATCATTATCGACGGAGATCTGATTATAGACATGGGATCACCCCCTCCAGCTCGCCCGTTCAAGGTGAATCCTGCTCATTTCTCATCCAATAACACACCCTCgaatgatgaagatgaagaggacggagatgagaatgaggacaTTGAGGATTTGCGACTTCCATCGCCCGTTCCCACAACCCAAAGGCCGGAACCTGGCTCGGGTATCCAGGTCGAGGGTGATAATGGCGGaaccgaagaggaagagatggaagatgaagacgatttGTTGGCTGCAGAGATGGAGGCGGCctttgaagaagaggcaCGAAGTCAGCAGTCCCAGGCGCACATCCCCGCGAACCAGTATGTTTTgagcgaggatgaaagcGAGGTCAGCGAAGAGGAATGATGCCAGCACCCTATATCACGTCCTGTTTCTGCTTTGTTGAGTCACATTTTGAAGCGATTTAAGAAGGACATGTGTATCATGGCGTTGTCATTTATGCATTGGGAACCAGCTGGCGTTTGGAGCAGGAGCATCTGCAAGCGATACCATTCATTCTTCCAAGATATATAATGTATTTATTTGATTATTCAGAAATGCGCAACCAGTCTTTTGCACTCTTCTCATAAGTATGACCAATCGGGACCGGATAAACCGTTTCCGTTTCGATTGGCTGCGATTCCACTTCTGATCTTCTGGTCGATTGGAGCGGCTCGAAGCTCAGGACAGAACGGTTGAAATTGAGAAGCAAGGACTGGAGACGGGAAATAAAGGGTGATcgctttttctctttttacTACTTCTCAGTCCCTTGAAAACATACTCCTTAGCTGCGTAAGCAGTTCTACTTTCACACCGAGCTCTCGCGGAACAGGCGCAACCGCGATTGTCCTAACTCACGATGCGATGAAGTCTAATTGCTGTACGGACGAGCCTCTGAATATATATGTGTGCTGGTTGGTCCCTTATCTAAAGGGCGACTAGAAGACGAACGGACTTCGCCAGTGCTCAACTCAGCGCCTTAACGGCCTTGCACCTTCTCTATTCCATACCGCGAGTCCGAGCCTACACTCCAGCATTCAGGCTTGATTTTGACGACAGGCACGACTCATACACGATAATCGTGATGGCGTCCCAACCGCCAGTCAAACGACCCCCTCCGGCGCCGTCAAACCCAGTTCTTCTCGCGGCTCAAAAACAATGGCTGTTCACGGACGAGGAGCTCACCCGCTCGCCATCGCAGCTTAGCGGCATGACGGTGGAAAACGAGAACTTGCACCGGAGCAAAGGAGTCAACTTCATCACTCAAGTTGGAATCATGTTGAAGTTGCCGCAGCCTACCCTCGCGACAGCCGCAGTTTACCTCCATCGCTTCTTCATGCGATATGCGATAGCCGACAAGCCGGAGCGACCGGGAATCCACCCGTACCCCATTGCCGCTACATCCCTTTTTTTAGCTACAAAAGTGGAGGAGAATGTCCGGAGGATGAAAGAGCTGGTGATAGCCGTCTGCCGGGTTGCACAGAAAAAGCCGGATCTGGTTGTGGATGAGCAATCCAAAGAGTTTTGGAAGTGGCGCGATACCATCCTTCACCACGAAGACATTCTGCTCGAAGCGCTATGCTTCGATCTGCAGCTCGAACAGCCATATAGGATCCTCTACGATTTTATCTGTTTCTTCCGCGTCAACGACAACAAGCATATTCGCAATTCATCCTGGGCTTTTCTCAACGATTCCATGTACACGGTTCTTTGCCTCCAGTTTCCAGCCCGCGTtatcgctgctgctgcctttTATGCAGCCGCTAGCCACTGTGATATTGgatttgaggatgatgaattCGGCCGATCCTGGTGGGAGCAGATCGACGTTGATATAGCACAGGTTCGCCGCGCATGCACCCGGATGGCAGAGCTATACGAAAGCAATTCGCAACATAGACACAGCCAGTACTACCCACCCGTTCCATTAGCTTGGAAAGAAGGTGCTGAAAAGACCAGGATTCCGCGTCCTGGTGGCTCACTCGACGCACCACCAGACCCAAGCTCCAGGAAGCGCTCGCGGGAGCCAGAGGACAGTTCAAAAAGCAGCCAGCAACCCTCACAGGACACCGCATCCTTGAAAAAAGAGGAAGCCTCTCAGAACGGGGCCCGCTCGCCAAAACGGCCCCGAGTAGGTTCAGACGCAGATCAACCTCGCTCTGCCGCAGGGTCACTGCCGCAAGGCGGGACGCATCCACACCCTCCTACAACATCACCACAATCGCCGCAagcgtcttcatccttttcCCACGACCGCCCGCCAAACGGTCACCACGCTCATCAATCCCAACGCTACCAACACCCACTCCCATCCGCACCTCGAACAACATTCCCGCCGCGCCGAAATAGCGAAACTAAAAACGTCGATACCATTCAGCAACGCATCGATCAGATCGTGCAACAAAACTCTGTACCTCCCAAACGCGCCACCGCCGACAAATATAGGGAACGGGAtcgagatgacgaggacgctTATCAGAAACGAAGACCCTCGTATTCTTCCTCTACCAGAAATGAGCACccgccacctccaccacctgaACATCGtcagcaacctcctccgccgccgcctccggaACCAGAGCCGGATGATGAGGGTGGTGGAAGTGAAGAAGGGGAATTGTAGTCTAATACTACATATCAActcattttcttttctcctcaatgCACGCCGAATGTGCGACATGTGATATACATACATATAAAACCGAATTTTTTCCATGTTGACTTGAGAAACTTTTAATTATGCTCCAACCCGGACCTACCACGACAGTCTAAAATAGGGAGCAAAACTTATCAAGTCCGAAACTAACCTGCATCTACCACTCAACCGAAGTCAGGTTGAGCCTGGCTAAAAATTAGAGCACACTCGGGAGTAAATGGTCTAGGCCAAGGAAAGAAGTAAGAAAGAAGTAATCAAAAGGCGAGTTGTTGCCAATTATTCATATTCGATGCTTGTTTCCTGCGCCTGCAAGTAAAAATCTCCCTTTTAACTTCGTTTACACTTGATATGGCGGGTGTAGGATTGATGGGTTTTATTTGTTCCTCAAGTCCTAGGGCTCTTGCTGTATATACATTTTGCTCTGAGCTATTCTTCACATTAGCGTCTGTATCTCTCTATCATTACCTCCACCTTGGTTGTTGAAACTGTTGAGATAAGAACCGGAATACGTAGCCTTTCAAGTGTTTTCTGTGATAGTTGCGTCTGGCATAGCAAACTGAAATTGATTTTGTACTGCGGATATAAACAACGGAAGAATGGCTACGCGAGAAATGGGTGAAGAAGCGAAAGAGTAGAACCGTGTAATTCTTGTCTAAGTGTAAGCTGATATTTACCACATTGTCTTAGCCTATCCATAGATAAATATCTAGTGAAACACAACAGCGCGAAGTCCCAAAGCAACCAAAAGCAGCAGAAACATAGCGGAATTATTGATTCCGACAGCACATGGTAGCAATAATCTGAAAAGCCCTGCAGTCAATAGCCCGCAGTCATGGGACTCGCCCCACTTCCACCAACGGCATGATCAAGCAGACTACTCGGCGCAACAAAGCTGAATCCACCGAACGGATTGCTATCATGTTCAGCACCGTCGTGACTCGTCGGAACACCCATACCAGTGCTCATGCCGGAATGGCTGTCGCTGCGGACACCGCTACCCCGATGCTGGGCGGCGTAATGTTCGCTAAAGAACGAGGGGCCCTCGACCGGACTCAACGGGAGGGCAGTGAAGTCTGTAGAGAAATTCTCGGCTAAAGCAGGGTCCGTGACGACTGGGACGATAGGGGGCGTCAGGCTACGGCTCTCAAGAGCGCGCCAATCGATCTTGCGAAAGAAGCGGTGGGATTTAATCGTCTGCAAGTCCTTGGGCATGTGGTAGCCCAGGCGCTTGGAGGGCTCCTTGCGGAGGAGACGTGTGAGAAGATCCTTCGCGTCTGGGCCGAGGTAATAGGGTAGGACGAGTTTCTGTTTGAGAATCTTCTCTTGCAGCTTCGCGTGGTTATTTGCCTTAAAGGGAGGCGAGCCGGTGAGAAGGTCGTATCCCAGAGCGCCGAGGGACCACCAGTCGCATGCTTTGCCATAGGGTTTGCCTTGAATGACTTCGGGGGCCATGTATTCGATTGTGCCGAGGGAAGAGTTGCAGCGGTCGTCGTCGCCCACGGCGATTTTGCTGAGGCCGAAGTCAGTCAGAAGGAGGTGCCCCTCGCGGTCAAGGAGGCAGTTTTCTGGCTTAAGATCGCGGTAGATCACGCCGACGTTCTGATGTAGGTGCTCCAACGCGAGGACCATCTCGGCCATGTAGAAGGCCGCAGCGTCTTCGTCAAACATGCGTTCCATCGCGAG
This genomic interval carries:
- a CDS encoding ELL-associated factor (transcript_id=CADANIAT00005413) encodes the protein MAASTLSAGGMIDPSKHAEYPIILGERLARRTDKTYSQLINIQYNYKPKSATPQQRSIITNSPHSRDHFNLTITDQAPNSDQNVLTYSYQGSVDPAQSASDSQEHELVLVFDAAKKAFVLEPVATQLNFNLRSAPAKTQKQLIQQYPQLRTLQEDHTSGDDRAPDQASGNDDGPADDENPYDYRHFLAKDKDNLDDDKSASGNATPEPYTTTSKAATPLITATKTAPSPQPRSKPQTNPLRQKKLATDAPRTSTAASAKPKLSSPAKVVERHTANDTVTKRENHDDVEKFVFDSSKSPSPSETGAGAVSSQKTVPSPGSNIIIDGDLIIDMGSPPPARPFKVNPAHFSSNNTPSNDEDEEDGDENEDIEDLRLPSPVPTTQRPEPGSGIQVEGDNGGTEEEEMEDEDDLLAAEMEAAFEEEARSQQSQAHIPANQYVLSEDESEVSEEE
- a CDS encoding protein pchA (transcript_id=CADANIAT00005414), producing MASQPPVKRPPPAPSNPVLLAAQKQWLFTDEELTRSPSQLSGMTVENENLHRSKGVNFITQVGIMLKLPQPTLATAAVYLHRFFMRYAIADKPERPGIHPYPIAATSLFLATKVEENVRRMKELVIAVCRVAQKKPDLVVDEQSKEFWKWRDTILHHEDILLEALCFDLQLEQPYRILYDFICFFRVNDNKHIRNSSWAFLNDSMYTVLCLQFPARVIAAAAFYAAASHCDIGFEDDEFGRSWWEQIDVDIAQVRRACTRMAELYESNSQHRHSQYYPPVPLAWKEGAEKTRIPRPGGSLDAPPDPSSRKRSREPEDSSKSSQQPSQDTASLKKEEASQNGARSPKRPRVGSDADQPRSAAGSLPQGGTHPHPPTTSPQSPQASSSFSHDRPPNGHHAHQSQRYQHPLPSAPRTTFPPRRNSETKNVDTIQQRIDQIVQQNSVPPKRATADKYRERDRDDEDAYQKRRPSYSSSTRNEHPPPPPPEHRQQPPPPPPPEPEPDDEGGGSEEGEL